A region from the Antennarius striatus isolate MH-2024 chromosome 24, ASM4005453v1, whole genome shotgun sequence genome encodes:
- the LOC137591650 gene encoding sodium/myo-inositol cotransporter-like isoform X1 produces the protein MAPPTMEVLDIVVVVVYFLLVLVIGFFAVRRGNQQTVTGYFLAGRSMNWAAVGASLFVSNIGSEHFIGLAGSAALSGLSVAAWELNALLLLQVLGWVFIPVYIQSGVYTMPEYLSKRFGGKRLRVYFTILSLLLYIFTKLSVDLYAGALFIQESLGWNLYLSIILLIAMTALLTVTGGLAAVIYTDTVQAFLMIGGALCLAGISFFKVGGLEGLYWFHLSVTGLGVDVRHKPHSDLLLSGVRTKYMQATPNISAILLSSSNLTLSESCSHHLKPKPDSLKLLRGPLDPDLPWPGFLLGQTPASLWYWCSDQVIVQRVLAAKNIAHAKGSTLMAGFLKILPMFIIVIPGMIARILFPNELVCVSPEHCMEVCGTATGCSNVAYPRLVMSVMPVGLRGLMMAVMIAALMSDLDSIFNSASTIFTLDIYQMVRKRVSSRELVLVGRLFVAFMVVISIAWVPVIIEMQGGQMFYYIQEVSGYLTPPIAALFLLGTLWKRCNEAGAFWGAMCGFVLGALRLVLVFIYREPHCSQPDQRPSFIKDVHFMYVAAVLFWLSALVTVVVSLCTPPPTEEQIRTTTLWGLQRIKRSKEQETEESGNDINALKPLNSFLSKEEPEDHPDQLYGQHEVQPNSYGIKSNHVNGQHVCRSPVSGPDNTREEARRERHEEEEEEDCFGGGEQGRCTKALWWCCGLHKNPTRTWVTTGQEQQKVASELLHESPATRILLNIGLVTIGSVGIFIFIYFSLWV, from the exons ATGGCGCCCCCCACCATGGAGGTGCTAGAcatcgttgttgttgtggtGTACTTCTTGCTCGTCCTGGTCATTGGCTTCTTTGCTGTGCGGAGAGGCAACCAGCAAACAGTGACTGGCTACTTCCTGGCAGGCCGCTCCATGAACTGGGCGGCGGTCGGCGCCTCTTTGTTCGTCAGCAACATTGGCAGCGAGCATTTCATTGGCCTGGCGGGATCGGCAGCGCTGAGCGGGTTGAGCGTGGCGGCGTGGGAGCTAAACGCCCTGTTGCTGCTCCAGGTGTTGGGCTGGGTCTTCATCCCGGTGTACATCCAGTCTGGGGTCTACACCATGCCAGAGTACCTGTCCAAGAGGTTTGGGGGGAAGCGGCTGAGGGTCTACTTCACCAtactctctctcctcctgtacATCTTCACCAAGCTGTCGGTGGACCTCTACGCCGGAGCGCTGTTCATTCAGGAATCCCTGGGGTGGAACCTCTACCTGTCCATCATTCTCCTCATCGCCATGACGGCTTTGCTGACGGTCACCGGAGGTCTGGCCGCTGTCATCTACACGGACACGGTCCAGGCCTTCCTCATGATTGGTGGAGCCCTCTGCCTTGCAGGCATCAGCTTCTTCAAAGTGGGAGGACTGGAAGGTCTGTACTGGTTTCATTTGTCAGTTACTGGACTAGGGGTTGATGTGCGACACAAACCACATTCTGACTTGCTGCTTTCAGGTGTGAGGACCAAATACATGCAGGCCACTCCAAACATCAGCGCCATCTTGCTGTCTTCATCCAATCTGACGCTTTCTGAATCCTGCTCCCACCACCTGAAGCCCAAGCCAGACTCTTTGAAGCTCCTTCGAGGTCCACTGGATCCAGATCTGCCTTGGCCTGGTTTTCTGCTGGGCCAGACCCCAGCCTCTCTGTG GTATTGGTGTTCGGATCAAGTCATCGTACAACGTGTACTAGCAGCGAAGAACATCGCCCACGCAAAGGGTTCAACTCTGATGGCAGGCTTTCTGAAGATCCTGCCCATGTTCATCATTGTCATACCAG GGATGATAGCCAGGATCCTGTTTCCCAACGAGCTGGTGTGTGTTAGCCCCGAACACTGCATGGAGGTGTGCGGTACGGCAACCGGCTGCAGCAACGTGGCCTACCCGCGCCTCGTCATGTCAGTCATGCCTGTAGGCCTCCGTGGTCTGATGATGGCGGTCATGATCGCAGCTCTGATGAGTGACTTGGACTCCATCTTCAACTCAGCGAGCACCATATTCACTCTGGATATCTACCAGATGGTGAGAAAGCGGGTGTCGTCCAGGGAGCTGGTGCTGGTCGGCAGGCTGTTTGTGGCTTTCATGGTGGTCATCAGCATCGCCTGGGTGCCGGTCATCATCGAGATGCAGGGAGGCCAGATGTTCTACTACATCCAGGAGGTGTCAGGCTACCTGACCCCACCCATAGCTGCCCTCTTCCTGCTGGGAACTTTGTGGAAGCGTTGCAACGAGGCCGGTGCTTTCTGGGGGGCAATGTGTGGGTTTGTCCTGGGAGCGCTGCGTCTTGTCCTGGTGTTCATTTACCGCGAGCCTCACTGCAGCCAGCCTGACCAACGGCCATCTTTCATCAAAGATGTTCACTTCATGTACGTGGCAGCCGTCCTGTTCTGGCTGTCGGCTCTGGTGACCGTGGTTGTGAGTCTCTGCACCCCGCCACCCACTGAAGAACAGATCAGAACCACGACTCTGTGGGGATTACAGAGGATAAAGAGAAGCaaggaacaggaaacagaagaaagtgGAAATGACATCAATGCCTTGAAGCCTCTGAACAGTTTTCTCAGTAAGGAAGAGCCTGAAGACCATCCAGACCAGCTGTACGGCCAACATGAGGTCCAGCCAAACAGCTATGGGATCAAATCCAACCACGTCAACGGCCAGCATGTCTGCCGCTCACCAGTGTCTGGGCCTGACAACACACGAGAGGAAGCCAGGAGGGAGAggcatgaggaagaggaagaggaggactgctttggaggaggagagcagggGAGGTGTACGAAGGCTCTGTGGTGGTGCTGTGGTTTACACAAGAACCCCACCAGGACATGGGTCACCACAGGCCAGGAACAGCAGAAGGTTGCTAGTGAGCTGCTCCATGAATCTCCTGCAACCAGAATACTCCTGAACATTGGACTGGTGACCATTGGCTCTGTTGGGATTTTTATCTtcatctatttttcattatggGTTTAG
- the LOC137591650 gene encoding sodium/myo-inositol cotransporter-like isoform X2, whose translation MAPPTMEVLDIVVVVVYFLLVLVIGFFAVRRGNQQTVTGYFLAGRSMNWAAVGASLFVSNIGSEHFIGLAGSAALSGLSVAAWELNALLLLQVLGWVFIPVYIQSGVYTMPEYLSKRFGGKRLRVYFTILSLLLYIFTKLSVDLYAGALFIQESLGWNLYLSIILLIAMTALLTVTGGLAAVIYTDTVQAFLMIGGALCLAGISFFKVGGLEGVRTKYMQATPNISAILLSSSNLTLSESCSHHLKPKPDSLKLLRGPLDPDLPWPGFLLGQTPASLWYWCSDQVIVQRVLAAKNIAHAKGSTLMAGFLKILPMFIIVIPGMIARILFPNELVCVSPEHCMEVCGTATGCSNVAYPRLVMSVMPVGLRGLMMAVMIAALMSDLDSIFNSASTIFTLDIYQMVRKRVSSRELVLVGRLFVAFMVVISIAWVPVIIEMQGGQMFYYIQEVSGYLTPPIAALFLLGTLWKRCNEAGAFWGAMCGFVLGALRLVLVFIYREPHCSQPDQRPSFIKDVHFMYVAAVLFWLSALVTVVVSLCTPPPTEEQIRTTTLWGLQRIKRSKEQETEESGNDINALKPLNSFLSKEEPEDHPDQLYGQHEVQPNSYGIKSNHVNGQHVCRSPVSGPDNTREEARRERHEEEEEEDCFGGGEQGRCTKALWWCCGLHKNPTRTWVTTGQEQQKVASELLHESPATRILLNIGLVTIGSVGIFIFIYFSLWV comes from the exons ATGGCGCCCCCCACCATGGAGGTGCTAGAcatcgttgttgttgtggtGTACTTCTTGCTCGTCCTGGTCATTGGCTTCTTTGCTGTGCGGAGAGGCAACCAGCAAACAGTGACTGGCTACTTCCTGGCAGGCCGCTCCATGAACTGGGCGGCGGTCGGCGCCTCTTTGTTCGTCAGCAACATTGGCAGCGAGCATTTCATTGGCCTGGCGGGATCGGCAGCGCTGAGCGGGTTGAGCGTGGCGGCGTGGGAGCTAAACGCCCTGTTGCTGCTCCAGGTGTTGGGCTGGGTCTTCATCCCGGTGTACATCCAGTCTGGGGTCTACACCATGCCAGAGTACCTGTCCAAGAGGTTTGGGGGGAAGCGGCTGAGGGTCTACTTCACCAtactctctctcctcctgtacATCTTCACCAAGCTGTCGGTGGACCTCTACGCCGGAGCGCTGTTCATTCAGGAATCCCTGGGGTGGAACCTCTACCTGTCCATCATTCTCCTCATCGCCATGACGGCTTTGCTGACGGTCACCGGAGGTCTGGCCGCTGTCATCTACACGGACACGGTCCAGGCCTTCCTCATGATTGGTGGAGCCCTCTGCCTTGCAGGCATCAGCTTCTTCAAAGTGGGAGGACTGGAAG GTGTGAGGACCAAATACATGCAGGCCACTCCAAACATCAGCGCCATCTTGCTGTCTTCATCCAATCTGACGCTTTCTGAATCCTGCTCCCACCACCTGAAGCCCAAGCCAGACTCTTTGAAGCTCCTTCGAGGTCCACTGGATCCAGATCTGCCTTGGCCTGGTTTTCTGCTGGGCCAGACCCCAGCCTCTCTGTG GTATTGGTGTTCGGATCAAGTCATCGTACAACGTGTACTAGCAGCGAAGAACATCGCCCACGCAAAGGGTTCAACTCTGATGGCAGGCTTTCTGAAGATCCTGCCCATGTTCATCATTGTCATACCAG GGATGATAGCCAGGATCCTGTTTCCCAACGAGCTGGTGTGTGTTAGCCCCGAACACTGCATGGAGGTGTGCGGTACGGCAACCGGCTGCAGCAACGTGGCCTACCCGCGCCTCGTCATGTCAGTCATGCCTGTAGGCCTCCGTGGTCTGATGATGGCGGTCATGATCGCAGCTCTGATGAGTGACTTGGACTCCATCTTCAACTCAGCGAGCACCATATTCACTCTGGATATCTACCAGATGGTGAGAAAGCGGGTGTCGTCCAGGGAGCTGGTGCTGGTCGGCAGGCTGTTTGTGGCTTTCATGGTGGTCATCAGCATCGCCTGGGTGCCGGTCATCATCGAGATGCAGGGAGGCCAGATGTTCTACTACATCCAGGAGGTGTCAGGCTACCTGACCCCACCCATAGCTGCCCTCTTCCTGCTGGGAACTTTGTGGAAGCGTTGCAACGAGGCCGGTGCTTTCTGGGGGGCAATGTGTGGGTTTGTCCTGGGAGCGCTGCGTCTTGTCCTGGTGTTCATTTACCGCGAGCCTCACTGCAGCCAGCCTGACCAACGGCCATCTTTCATCAAAGATGTTCACTTCATGTACGTGGCAGCCGTCCTGTTCTGGCTGTCGGCTCTGGTGACCGTGGTTGTGAGTCTCTGCACCCCGCCACCCACTGAAGAACAGATCAGAACCACGACTCTGTGGGGATTACAGAGGATAAAGAGAAGCaaggaacaggaaacagaagaaagtgGAAATGACATCAATGCCTTGAAGCCTCTGAACAGTTTTCTCAGTAAGGAAGAGCCTGAAGACCATCCAGACCAGCTGTACGGCCAACATGAGGTCCAGCCAAACAGCTATGGGATCAAATCCAACCACGTCAACGGCCAGCATGTCTGCCGCTCACCAGTGTCTGGGCCTGACAACACACGAGAGGAAGCCAGGAGGGAGAggcatgaggaagaggaagaggaggactgctttggaggaggagagcagggGAGGTGTACGAAGGCTCTGTGGTGGTGCTGTGGTTTACACAAGAACCCCACCAGGACATGGGTCACCACAGGCCAGGAACAGCAGAAGGTTGCTAGTGAGCTGCTCCATGAATCTCCTGCAACCAGAATACTCCTGAACATTGGACTGGTGACCATTGGCTCTGTTGGGATTTTTATCTtcatctatttttcattatggGTTTAG
- the LOC137591390 gene encoding putative ATP-dependent RNA helicase an3 isoform X4, whose protein sequence is MSHVAVEGVHGLEQQLAVLDLSVADGPAGGLNRRYIPPHLRNKDASKNVGNAFAAGRQGAYAIGPAATYGWDGGRNNFVNGYHDNRMTAGGSFNRGPPRMERGRGGVGVGGGYRGNRGGSFNPINPVQPMGFAGYENKDVSGWNTAKDAYSSFGNNRGKSAFFNDRGSANRGRFDHGGFGGGGGNTRWVEEAREEGDWSKPTPRNERLEHELFSGSNTGINFEKYDDIPVEATGQNCPHHIESFQDVDLGEIIMGNIALSRYTRPTPVQKYAIPIVKAKRDLMACAQTGSGKTAAFLLPILSQIYTEGPGEALNAAKASGQENGKFGRRKQFPISLVLAPTRELALQIYDEARKFSYRSRVRPCVVYGGADIGQQIRDLEKGCHLLVATPGRLVDMMERGKIGLDYCNYLVLDEADRMLDMGFEPQIRRIVEQDTMPHKGLRHTMMFSATFPKEIQILARDFLEEYIFLAVGRVGSTSENITQKVVWVEESDKRSFLLDLLSATVVPSEVQDGAGDGLDKPGRSSAGTSMWVLSWNQHVGPQLEPACGSSAGPHVPSSCFWNVLSVLLVPLVPCAAPHPTCLYVFSSGGSCAACCHGNGDDVVCVPFMTLSRMPLPPHPRCVWCHVIRYGCW, encoded by the exons ATGAGTCATGTGGCCGTCGAGGGCGTTCACGGTCTGGAGCAGCAG CTCGCGGTCCTGGACCTGAGCGTCGCTGATGGACCAGCGGGGGGGCTGAACA GGCGCTACATCCCCCCCCACCTACGGAACAAAGACGCGTCCAAAAACG TAGGAAACGCCTTCGCCGCAGGTCGACAGGGGGCGTACGCCATCGGGCCTGCAGCCACCT ATGGTTGGGACGGGGGCCGCAATAACTTTGTTAacggttaccatgacaaccgtATGACCGCCGGCGGCTCCTTCAACCGCGGCCCCCCTCGCATGGAACGGGGCCGGGGCGGAGTCGGAGTCGGGGGAGGCTACCGTGGCAACAGGGGTGGATCCTTCAACCCCATCAATCCTGTCCAGCCAATGGGGTTCGCTGGCTATGAAAACAAAG ACGTCAGCGGCTGGAACACGGCGAAGGACGCCTACAGCAGCTTTGGTAACAACCGGGGGAAGTCGGCGTTCTTCAACGACAGAGGCAGCGCCAACCGGGGCAG GTTCGACCACGGGGGCTtcgggggaggaggagggaacacCCGCTGGGTGGAAGAGGCCAGAGAGGAGGGGGACTGGTCCAAACCCACCCCCCGGAACGAACGGCTGGAGCA TGAGCTGTTCTCTGGCAGTAACACGGGGATCAACTTTGAGAAGTACGACGACATTCCTGTGGAGGCAACTGGTCAGAACTGCCCCCACCACATCGAGAGT TTCCAGGACGTGGACCTGGGGGAGATCATCATGGGGAACATCGCTCTGAGTCGCTACACCCGGCCCACGCCCGTCCAGAAGTACGCCATCCCCATCGTCAAGGCCAAGCGTGACCTGATGGCGTGTGCTCAGACCG GTTCTGGGAAGACGGCAGCGTTCCTGCTGCCCATCCTGAGCCAGATCTACACCGAGGGGCCGGGAGAAGCTCTGAACGCCGCCAAGGCCTCCGGACAG gAGAACGGGAAGTTTGGCCGTCGTAAGCAGTTCCCCATCTCCCTGGTGCTGGCTCCGACCCGCGAGCTGGCGCTGCAGATCTATGACGAAGCCAggaag TTCTCCTACCGGTCCAGAGTGCGTCCCTGTGTCGTCTACGGGGGGGCGGACATTGGCCAGCAGATCCGGGACCTGGAGAAaggctgccacctgctggtggccACGCCCGGGAGGCTGGTGGACATGATGGAGCGGGGCAAGATCGGTCTGGACTACTGCAA CTACCTGGTCCTGGACGAGGCCGACCGCATGTTGGACATGGGATTCGAACCTCAGATCCGACGCATCGTGGAGCAGGACACCATGCCCCACAAAGGCCTTCGACACACCATGATGTTCAGCGCCACCTTCCCCAAAGAGATCCAG ATCCTGGCCAGAGACTTCCTGGAGGAGTACATCTTCCTGGCGGTGGGCAGAGTGGGTTCCACCTCAGAGAACATCACTCAGAAGGTGGTGTGGGTGGAGGAGAGCGACAAGAGGTCCTTCCTGTTGGACCTGCTCAGTGCCACAG TCGTCCCCAGTGAGGTTCAAGACGGTGCAGGAGACGGTCTGGACAAGCCTGGTAGGTCCTCAGCTGGAACCAGCATGTGGGTCCTCAGCTGGAACCAGCATGTGGGTCCTCAGCTGGAACCAGCATGTGGGTCCTCAGCTGGCCCCCATGTCCCCTCATCGTGTTTCTGGAACGTTCTCTCAGTTCTTTTGGTTCCTTTGGTCCCGTGTGCGGCGCCTCATCCAACATGCTTGTATGTTTTCAGTTCAGGTGGTTCTTGTGCAgcatgttgtcatggtaacggTGATGATGTTGTTTGCGTGCCCTTCATGACACTGAGCCGTATGcccctcccaccccacccccgttGTGTTTGGTGTCATGTGATCAGATACGGCTGCTGGTAG